The DNA segment TATTAAATCTAATTGGTTTCTCGTCTTGTTTATGTTAAAAATTACTAGTTTAACTCAGTTTTATCATTATTGTTTTTAACAAATTAATGTGATATTAAAATTAAAGtttctaagaatttttttttataaatagatgTTAGTCCTATGTGAAAGTGACAAATAAATTAAACTATTgttcaatttatctttactaataAATTGAACATCTCCAATTAGTTTCATATAAAAAATGGATAAAGATtaatatcaattagtttcatatcAAAAATTTATTCTTTATAAAAATTTCTCTTTGACCAAATAGAAAATGAGATATACAACATATAATCAAGAGTATTaaggtgataaaaaaaaattgatgatataAGGTAGTAGACTTTCATTAATGGGAATAGTCTTACCACAATATTCCATCAGTAATTTAATTTATCTATTTGAGCAAGCTAATTAGGCTCCAAATAAAGTGGGTGGGTGGCCCTTACTTAACCAAGGGAAACATGGTCTTGAGGCAACATGATTTATTATAAGGTATGGGACTCAAAAAGAAGCACATCATCACCTCCCTCCCtaccaagaagaagaaaaaaataacaagAAAGGACAGCAGCACCTGAGGAACAAATGCAGCTTTTacacacatatataaataatatatatatatatataagtacaaTATGAATTAAAGAAAGCCAGAGTGAAATCAGAACATAATCTAGTGGCACATAAATGGACAGAAAAGGTCTATGAAAAGGTGGATTCCACTGTTCACCATCACCTTCTCATGTTGTTCAAGGACATTCTTGGGACAAGCCATGGAAAATTTTAAGGCTTACAGAGGCATAAGAATGTACTACTTTAGAAGTATAATAATAAGTTGatgaataaatttatatattttgtttgTGGTAGTGCATGGATGAAGTGTGCCTCTTGGaaggttaataaaaaaaatacatttgaACTTTCATTTGTAATTAGGGGTTGAAAATTATTACTATATTTGATAATTATTAATGAAAAACACCATAATATTTAGCAACTGTTTTTATTAAATGTTTAGAAATAGCACACATGACCCTAACATAAAAGGAGCATTAGTTAAGAATTAGCTCAAACTGAAATATTTTGGTATAAATCCAATCAAAATATTAGTATTTTTATCGTATGGATCTTTTTGTATGTGTTATCGGTCTATcatgagaaataaattaaaatttaaaattagttaACGATCATaatatgataatgatgatgatgatgatgatgacgaagaCATTAATAGAGAAAATCATGTGAGATTCGAGAATAAAATTTTCATAAGAAAGAAAaactgaggagagaagaaagtttagataaaatcaagaatcaaaagagaaaaacaagacaTATAAAAAAAAGCctattttttgtttttctgtGTTTTGACCACTCAAAGCAAAAGGCCAGAGAAAACGAGGTGGCATTTGGTTCAGAAAAATCAAGATCCTTTGGATCATTTCTTAAAACTGAAGCCATTTTTCCTCTCCGATCTTTCCTACTACACACGTCGTTACTGAAAGTGACATGATCTCTTCAATTAGCATCCTTCGGATTCCACAAGTTCCTGGGAAAGGAAGAATGAATACAGACACTCTGCATGCATGGATGATATGGGGCTGCATACGAAAGAGTAGGTAGGAGGAGAGCAGGAGAATCCTGTGCTTGTCAAACATAATTGACCCCCATCCCTCCTCCACCGCACATCCACCTGTACTTGAATCAAAAACTCCTACACCAGCTTATTTATTTGATGGAGTCTTGTGGCGTCGCCATCAATCTGTCCTCGGAGGAAGCAAGAAGACAGCCCTCCCTCACGCATCTCTCTCGCCTGATAGCTTTAAATACTTGTACGTACTGTTTGATGCAGTAGTAATGTGCGCACCAACCGTCGCAGCCTTCGCCTTTTATGAGACCGATCCGATCAGGTCTTGACGAGGATTGATTGCTGCCGCTcccctcatctctctctctctctctctctctctctctctctctctctgtggtttGTTTGTAGAGGTAATTAAAGGCCAGGCTTCACTTGCATCAGCCCTTTCATTAGATCCTACTAGCTCTTATCACCATGTAAATAATAGATTTTTGGGCTTTTCCGGATTGATAGAGACACTTCATTTCTATTTCTATTGTTCCCATCATTgtctctattttttttatatctctaAAATGTTTGTGACAAGAATAAACCAAAAACACTTTATCCTTCACAAAAATACTACAATCCTATTAGAGGGATTTTGGGATATCAAACAAATGAGAATCCTAACgagaaaaaattaaaacaaaaatagatttttgtcAATGAATCCGTCGTTGGGGCAAATTGTGATGGCGATTAGAGTCCCATTCAACTCGAACAGCGCCGGCCCGCAACAGGAACACGTCACTGTAACGTTTGCTTGCCTCCTATTGCTGACAACCATTGTCTTGGATGGTGGAAGCACCTTCCTCTCAGCATAAAGTTATCCATGACATTAATGTACCACCGATCGAGTGGGCCATTCTGATTCATCTTATTTAAGATGAAGCGATATGATGCACAAAATGTGATGCAGGGAACAATTGTAATGGCAGGGAAGAAGATAAACAATACACCAAACCTAACTTCATACTCTGACAACGAAAACACGACCGTCGGTTCTGCGATCAAACTTTTCACGTGGCATTCGGGGCGGACGAAGCCGACGAAGCGACCCCTCGAAAGCTGCAGTCCATATTATCCGCATTGTGTTAATTATTTAGTCCACCACCGTCCGCAGTAGGCAAGGATGAATGCGACGTCTTCATCTGCTACCTAACGCCACAGAATAGTTGCATCAGCAATGAGCAAAGCAGTTCACATTTTGCTTTATTTATTTGGTGAGCACTTCAAATGGTaaaatatacatgataattttgttaaataaaatatattgtattttttattatattttgattttgataggaTAAAATTTTCTAATCAATTATCCTAAATCttctatttttatatatatatatatatagacataatcTCTTTGAGACCGATCGTGAAGGatcagaagaaagaagaagacgagTCTGATTCTTTTTGTAAATCGATGTTGCTATGTTCTACGTAATACATTTTACGAATCAAATAAAGATATTTTAAACGACGTCAAAAAATAGTAGGAGTTGGGCTTTTTCTCTCTTGCATGAACCTAAAGCAGTAGGAGTTGGGCTTTTTCTTCCATCTAATATACTTTTTGAATGTTGGGTTTGGGTTGGATTCCCATCCATGGCATGGCCTGCAATATTATTACACCTTTAAGCTAAGTTTTGCATAGCTCGAGCCACAAAATGTTGGTCGAAGACTATTCTAACAATGTGATTCATCGAAGCATGATATTAGGACATTCTACGTACACAATAATCTCACATTGCTGTGTGGCAATCCACCATCTGTCAACAGAGGTGCAAGACATATAAGAACAGCCAATATTTTAAGGATTATTTATAccaactcttttttctttttaaaaagtACTATTCTGTCGATTAAGATTTTGAATTGGATGAACGAGTCAAATTAGGATTGACGTCTTCTCTATTGATAATTTCTTACCAGTCGATTTCTCAAAGTTCCTGTTTGCATGTCAGTCAAATGATCAACACCAATGCAATCCTTCAATGTGATTATAATGATATATTTGTAACTTTCAACTTGTATCTTAACATATATTGCACTTATATTTAGAAGgataaatatttaaatcattGACTTTGGAAAGATTTATATACAATTTTGTCGAAAAGGTAGACTGGTTGTTTTAGATTTATGTGATTTAGTACTCATTGTCTGTATTCATTGATTATACACCGAACACACAATAAAAAGACATGGAGGATAACTCTTGTTTGAGTTAACTCAAATCTAAACTCTTAAAGCACTTTGTTAAGCTCTCACAGAAGAATCGTTCCTCAACATCTCCGGTTTTGCTAAAGAAACATTGGGAGGATTAATATCCTAAATATTTAAGAGGCATAGGGTATTTATTTAACAAATAATCATTGACTTTTAAAGACGttttaattcaaataaaaatctttTCGAATTTGAATTCACTGCTAATAGAACAGATTTGTCCTCCAAAGAGTTACCCAAGTTTTTCTACAAGGAAAGATCATATTAATTACGGATTTTAAAATAGTTCCCAATCCCAAAGTTAAGTAATATAATGTTTATTTATGATTTCTTAATTGGATAAAAAAGAATATTGAAAATTAGCATTTTTCTAGTGATAATCCACATCTTGATAtagtgaatgaaaaagatgcactCACAGAACTTGTGATGGGGACCTGAAAGGCACTGGAGAAAGATGAGGCCATGGCTGGTGATGGAGGTCACGAGAGCCATGGCTTCACGCTCCAAGACCGGGAATTCTAGGATGCTACCAAACCAAGTCACAGACAATGATGATGGGAATCCATGGATACTGACACTGTTCGTATAGGACCGGGATCTACCAGCTTCGTTTGGTTAATGGTGTCGCAGACGATGATGATGGGAATGCATCCATGGTCCTCTTAAGCCACAGTATGGGCTCGAGCTCGACGTCGACGTCGACGTCACAACGAAATCTCTCACTGTTAAACTCTGGGAACGTAGGAGATAACTCTAAAATCCTTATGATCATGTTATTCCCAAAAAAGAAAATTCCTTCGATGCTTATGTTACTATCTATCGGAATGATAGGATAGAATCTCTCATGCGTGAAGTAACAAACATATGTGCTCCACACCTAAGCTCCGTATCAGCATGTTTAGTTAACCTGTGTTTAGCCCTTTGCCACTCGCTATGCAACCCGTATCGGAGTGGGTAAACCAACAGCAGATGCTATTACCAGGCACCAATCACAGCGAACAAAGAGAGACCTATTATTGCATGCAATATCCATCCGTGGATGGATGCACACAAAAGAGCAACACTAGATCACTTCTTTCACCTTGAATCAAACATCCACATCGGCACAAGCGAGGGAGTACAGCTCCTTCTAGATCGGTCAGCTAACGTGGCTCGCCACATGCCTTACTCTCTTCTCGCTCCTGACACACAAGTCCTCAACAAGAATACAAACCCCCCATCTTCTATGGCCCTCGAGGCCGAGACTTTTAGCTTGTTTACAGTCGAAGTCTTCGTTACGCTACTGATCGAATTCCAGCAAAGACCTGTTCGATGGGTGGGTAAGTGGCCGAACCGTATCAGCTCATGGATGCCAACTCTAAGTTTCCAACAGAGGAGGCGGTCCACCTATTCTTTGACATACCTCTCAGGTCTCCAACCCTGTCGGATTTCCAAGAGTTATCTCAACAGGGATAAGATCGTATCTAGCTGACTCAAAGCAAGCTAAAAGTAATCTCTGAAATAACTCCTCGACGAGGAAAAGTCCCAGTCTCCTCGGCACGGTTCCAAAACTTTTCTCCTACAGCCACAATTCTGCACACCACCACGGAGAAAAATGCAACCTTTTGCGTTGTTCCCATCCGTGAGCGACGTCGACGCTGAGAGTTTTACCCAGGGGCCCACCTAGAGACGAGGAATTATTGCTGCGGTCCCCCTTCGGGAGCGGCGACGGCGAGAGCTCCGGTGTGGGCCCCGCCGGGAAATCTGGCCTCCGGCCAATGGGAGTCGGAAGAAGAGGATGCCCTTCTTCCCCGTCGGCCAATAGCGTTGCAGATAAGGTCACGGTTGTGGGCCCCAGCCATTGGAAAAGATCAAGGCTCCGTGGGCCCACCGTCGGCCCAAAAGTGCACCTCCGATGGCCCACCTCATCCTTCTCAGTACAGTTTGCCTCTCTGTTAGTCTTCTGCAGCTCCCAAAACATACGAGCGAGAGCTCGTGTGATATTTATCAGCTAACGTCTACGAGAACGTTGTGCCTCTTCTGTCCACCTTAGTAGCAAGTGATGAGCCACTTCGAGAAGCAAAGGTCGCCCGAGGTCGTGGCGTCTAGCGCGGTGGCCGGGAAGACCGCCCGTGCGTGCGACGGGTGCGCCCGCCGCCGCGCTCGGTGGTACTGCCCTGCCGACGACGCTTTCCTCTGCCAGAACTGCGACTTCTCCGTCCACTCCGCCAACCCCCTCGCTCGCCGCCACCGTCGCGTTCGTCTCAGAGCCGCCGACGTGGATTCGGAAGAGTCGTCTCCCTCTTGGCTCCGGGGATTCAAGCGCAAGGCCCGGACCCCCCGCGCGCACCAGCATGAGAAGCCGACCTCTGGAGCGCGGAGACTGCGACCGACGACCGTGCCGGAGCTCATCGAGACATCGGTCGATGagaccgaggaggaggaggagcagcttCTCTACTGCGTCCCGGTGGTCGACCCGGCCCTCGCGGAATTCTGCTCCCCCCCCATGCTCGACGACTCGAACACTTGTTCCGGCGACGAAACTAAGCCGACGATGGATTCAACAGACGGCACCCCTGCGTCCGCCCCCACCGTGGATACCGCTAATAGGCTGGCCCCGTTCCTCCCGTCGGTCACGGATCTCGCGGAGTTCGCAGCCGACATGGAGAGCCTTCTCGGTGGAGGTCTCGATGCGCGCGACGGCTCCTTCACTATGGAGAAGCTCGGGCTGGTCAACTCGATGGAAGACAACGTCGACTATTGCTTGGACAGTGCCGGCAGATTGAAGACGGAGCAGCCGGACGATACAGAACAGTGCCCAGTCGAACTGGACATCGACAAGTCGAGCGAGACGCTGGAGCTGGACCTCGACTGGCCAGGGTCGTCGACAGCTAACGAGGAGGAACTCGAAGAAGAGAATGTGGAGGTGGCGTCGGAGCAGCAACAAGTGACAAAGAAAGCCAAATTAAGTCTCGACTACGAAGCGGTCATATCCGCGTGGTCGAGCTATGGCTCTTCACCATGGACCGACGGCGAGCGGCCACAGATTAATCTAGACTATTATTGGCCCGACTACATGGTAAGCTCGGTAACACCTTCACTGAAAGAGAAGTACACATCGCTTATCGACTGTTCGATGAATTGAAACCTGTGTTCTTCTGTGGACATAAGGGTGTGCGGGTggaagtaggaggaggaggaagaggggagaCACCGGGAGCCGGGCACAGCAGCGACACAGGAGTGGGATTTGTGGATGTGGGGAGGCAGGCGAGGGTGACGAGGTACCGGGAGAAGCGGCGGACGAGGCTGTTCGCGAAGAAGATACGGTACGAGGTGCGGAAGCTGAACGCGGAGAAGCGGCCGAGGATGAAGGGTCGATTTGTGAAGCGAGCTCCGGGATCAGCCTTTGCTCACTGAGGCGGTCATTCCGGTTCCAGTTTCCAGGTGCTCAACTGGGTAAATAATATACTCTCACCTTTCTCTTTCCTTTTCCCATCATAATTTTTGGGCCCTTTCTGCATCTGTCAAGAGTTCTTGGGGGGGATGCCAATTATTTTTATGATGGAATTTCTAATAATTCCACCTTTTTTTTAACCCCTACGTCAGATCTAGTCACTAAGATCTAAATAGGACTTTCAACACTTGGAGCTCAGATTTGACCTCATAGTTATGCTGAAAAAAAATGTATATAATTCCTCTTTAATTCaatgatattgaattatctaattACCACCAATTAAATGTTAACGTTATGTGAAAGGAAAAGACGAGCACAGAGATCAGCCTGTTCATTTCTAGCATATCAGCTAGCATGTAAGGAAAAGTCTTTACTGATTAAAACAtagaatatgtatatatatgcaggtTGACACGATAGAAACAAGTAACAAAAATAATCAAAGAAACTGTGGACAAATTAAGTAGATAGAGAGTTCCATACCTAATTTCGTAAATTAACAAGTAACAAATATGGGGGATCTATAAAATTAACAAATTAACAAGTAACAAAAATCACCTCAAACATACCATGGGGGATCTATAAAATCGAAGGTAGATAGAGAGTTCCATACCTAATTTCGTAAATTAAGGTACTAACATAAATACTAGCAAGAAATCAAGAATGACTATGATTTAATTGCACAACAACATGTATTAATTGAGGTTGGGCAAATATCACCTGACCGTGAGGAAGAGAGGAACACCAAGCAAGAAATATACCACCCTCATCACCATCGATGGCTGGTAGATGCCCTACCAATCTCGATCGATGCTCTGTACTAATCTTTTAGATTGTGCTTCTGAAGTGTGTGTTTCCTACAGAAGAATTAGAGCAAGtctatatacttttttttttttggtatattTAAGAAAATCTCGAACAGATTTCCTTAAAATATGTCATAATAATTCTAAAATAGAACAATCATTTTAACTAGAGGGAGTATTCGGTAAAAATCCATCAGAAGGAAAAGTAATAGCAGACAGCAGAGCTTATGGTGATTTTAGAGCCggaagaaatttttttctccGTCGATCCAAGAAGTCTCGAAGAAGGTTGGAGTCTGCAGGCCCCGGTGCTTGGATCATCATTTGCAAAGGACGCCCCCACAAAGTTGATCTTTAGTAAGAATACGAGTGCCTCAGGAGAGCCACTGGTTTCCATTGAAGTGGAATAGGAAGAAAGTAAAGGAGAAGTAAAAGAAAGAGGCGATGAGTTCGAGGGTGGAGCGAACGTATGTGGTGGTAGCATGCCGTAAGATGGACACATCATCTTTTTCACCTGGCATTACTTCCTTGGAACAAGTATTAATTGCAGAATGGGTCGGATCTGAATTCGCACCCTTAGCCTGCTGAGACTCGAGGTTGGTGAAATCAGGTGCATAAGTTGTCTGTTTTGGGACGGCATTAAGTGCAGCAACCTTGTTGGTTGCAGCAGATGGCATTAGAACAATAGCTGAAGGGGTGGGACAAGTAGCAGAATCTGTAGAAAAGACTAGTTGAGGGAAgaagagattttttgttaaaaggCCGCCGTTGAAGAACTTTTCTCCATGGATCAAAAATTGGATTATCGTTCCCTTTATCATCAGCCGAATCTGGTTGAACCTCCTGTGGCAGAGGAACAGGGACAAGGAGTAGTGGAGGAATTAATGTCAGTGGGGCAAAGTTTTCATATGAAATCACTTGAAAGAGGCTCCAACAAGATTCTCCAAACCAATTACCTTGAATGAGGGGCTTGGTAACGTCTTTCTCAACACAAACATGAGTGACTCTGTCCCTCTCAAAGCGGAGGGATCGGGTCAATCTGAATAGGTCGACCCAGGCCGGAGGTGATGCAGAAGAAGGGAGATTCTTTATTCCATCGAAAGCCCTGACAGATAAATCCAAAAAGAGAGTATCGATATGGGCAATCAAAGATTGAAAAATAAGTTAgaaaggaagcagttgaaagataTCCCAAGGTCCCTCAATGACGATTCAAACAACATCAGCTTCATTATGGaatggagaaagaaaaaaaaatcagattcaaGATCTATGATAGCAGGTGGGGCATCAAGAGGCCATGGCGTTGACATGGAAGTTGATTCTTCAGCGAGACAGAAGATGATAATAATGCTACCTCATCGATTCATTTCCAACTTCAATTTCAAACAGTTGACCGAAACGAAAAGGCATCATTTCCGCATATTGAAGAACACATGATCTTATTGCCTATGATATTTCCATAATAAAGAAACCATACCAACTATTATCGGCTCCATTGTACCGACTCCGCTTGATGAAGACCTTGCAGTAGCTCAGGTTCTTTGTATGCTGTATCAAACATGAAGGAAATGTCTGAATACGACAGAACTGCAATTAAACTATTGCCAAGGTGAATTTGAAGAAGATCGTTAGAcagtaaaataatcataaaaaaaaagcaaaaatcctTGTCAAAATCACATTTGTGGCTGTATTATGATCCTACCACAGACAGGAGATGGAAAAAAGATGGGCATTTAACCAATGCACCAGCCATAGAGGACAATGCAGCTTGGACAGGCAATTAGCAATCAAGATCATCAC comes from the Musa acuminata AAA Group cultivar baxijiao chromosome BXJ1-10, Cavendish_Baxijiao_AAA, whole genome shotgun sequence genome and includes:
- the LOC135594655 gene encoding zinc finger protein CONSTANS-LIKE 16-like; translated protein: MSHFEKQRSPEVVASSAVAGKTARACDGCARRRARWYCPADDAFLCQNCDFSVHSANPLARRHRRVRLRAADVDSEESSPSWLRGFKRKARTPRAHQHEKPTSGARRLRPTTVPELIETSVDETEEEEEQLLYCVPVVDPALAEFCSPPMLDDSNTCSGDETKPTMDSTDGTPASAPTVDTANRLAPFLPSVTDLAEFAADMESLLGGGLDARDGSFTMEKLGLVNSMEDNVDYCLDSAGRLKTEQPDDTEQCPVELDIDKSSETLELDLDWPGSSTANEEELEEENVEVASEQQQVTKKAKLSLDYEAVISAWSSYGSSPWTDGERPQINLDYYWPDYMGVRVEVGGGGRGETPGAGHSSDTGVGFVDVGRQARVTRYREKRRTRLFAKKIRYEVRKLNAEKRPRMKGRFVKRAPGSAFAH